Genomic segment of Vampirovibrio chlorellavorus:
AGGGTACGGTAAACGTACACCCCGTAAAAAATCAGCAAGCCCACCGCCATCAGGCGTTTCACAGTGGTGTCGTGAATAAAGGCCGCCCCGAAAACGGCCAGATAGGCGGGGAAAAAGTAATGGTAATCCCGGCGGAACAGGCCGTGATCAAACTTCAGGTGGCTGCTGCGCTTTTGCACCGCCGCAAAATAGAAAACCGCGGCGGCCGTGACCCACATGGCCAGGGTTCCCAACAGAAAAGGCGCCCCCAAAATGGCCCCCACCCCAATCTCGTGCCCGGTTTCCACGCTGAGGTGGGACAGCCCAAACACCCCGGAGACAATGGCGATAATGGGCACCAGGGTTTCCGGCAAGGCCGTGCCCACAGCGGCCAGCACGCTGCCCACCGCCCCTTCTGACAAGTTAAAGCGATGGCCTGTCCATTCGATGGCGTTGGTAAACAGGGCGCAACAGGCCACAATCAGCACCAGTAGCACCAGAATTTCGATAGCGGAAAGGAAAAGGTCGAGTTGCATAGGTCTGATTATACCCGGAAGCCCTGTGGAAAATCACGCCCATTCCGCGGGTGACTTGAAGCGCAGGGGTTTCATCCGGTCACGAAAGCCGTATAATAAGGTTTGAGTAAAGGGACACTCCACACCGTGCAGAACCCACAACCCGGCATCCTGAAGGAAGATGAACTGTTTGCGCAGTTACTGGACATTTTGCGTGCCCAGGAACGCCCGGAAAGTGATCTGCAGCGGGTTACCGACGCCTTTGAGTACGCCCGCCGCATGCACGAGGGCCAGTACCGCAAGAACATGGAGAACTACATTGTTCACCCGGTGAATGTGGCCATTATTCTGGCGGGCATTCCGGTGGATACGGCCACGGTAATGGCGGCCCTGCTGCACGACGTGGTGGAAGACACCGCCAGCAAGCCGGAAGACATTGAGCAGCGCTTTGGGGAAGAGGTGCTGAAGCTGGTGGTGGGCGTCACCAAGCTGGGCAAGTTTGAATTCGCCTCCAAAGAGGACGCCCACGCTGAGAACTTCCGCAAAATGTTTTTAGCCATGGCCGATGACGTGCGGGTCATCATGCTGAAGCTGGCCGATCGCTTGCATAACATGCAAACACTCGAACACATGAAGCCGGAGAAGCAAATCAAAAAGGCCACGGAGACCATTGAGATCTTCGCCCCGCTGGCCAACCGCCTGGGGATGGGTAAAATCCGGGCGGAACTGGAAGATCTTTCCCTGAAGTATCTCGATCCGGATCGCTACGTGGAAATTGAAAGCGAGATTGCCGACACCACCGATGAGCGGGCCAACACCATCTTGCTGGTGATTGAGAAGATCAAGGACCAACTCAGTGCCATGGGCATTGAGGCCAAAATTTACGGGCGGGTTAAAAACTACTACAGCATCTACAAAAAAATGCTGACCCAAGAGAAAAAAGTACAGGAAATTTACGATATTAGTGCGGTTCGGGTCATCGTCAATTGCGAGCGGGAATGCTACGAGGTGTTAGGGGTTATTCACCACGCCTTTACCCCCATTCCGGGCCGTTTTAAAGATTACATCGCCATGCCCAAGAGCAACCTGTATCAATCCTTGCACACCACCGTCATCGGGCCTTACGGGCGCCCCTTGGAAGTGCAGATTCGCACCTGGGATATGCACCGCATCGCCGAGTACGGGATTGCCGCCCACTGGAAATACAAGGAAGTGGGCACTTCTGAGGCCAGCCAAAGTGGCGAGGAACAGCAGATGTCCTGGCTGCGGCAAATGGTGGAACTCAAAGAGGACGCCGGAGACGCCAAGGAGTACGTGGATTCGGTCAAGCTGGACCTGTTCCGGGATGAAGTCTTCGTCTTCACCCCCAAGGGGCGGGTGGTGGTTCTGCCTCGGGGCTCAACGCCCGTGGATTTCGCCTACCGCATCCACACGGAGGTGGGCAACACCTGCACCGGGGCCAAGGTCAACGGGCGCATTGTGCCCCTGAACAACGCCCTCAAAAATGGCGATATCATCGAGATTATCACCGGCAAGAAAAGCACGCCCCGGCTGGACTGGATTAACTTCGTGCAGACCCAGACGGCCAAGTCCCGCATTCGGCAATGGCACAAAAAGCACTACCGGGAAGAGCATGTGGAACAGGGCCGTAAGCTGCTGGAAGCGGAACTGACCCGGGCGGTGGTGGATGAGGCCTTGCGGGGCGGCAAACTGGCCAAGATCGCCGAGGAGCTGAACTATACCAGCCTGGATGACTTATTGGCCGCCCTGGGCTACGGGGAGGTCAACCTGAACCGGGTCACCAACCGACTGAAAAAAGGCCCCAGCACCGATTTTGATCCGATGCTGCACAGCTTTGCCTCCCGCAAGGAACGCCCTTTGGTCAAAAGCGGACAGGACATTCAAGGGCTGGAAGGCATGATGTATCAGAACGCCAAATGCTGCAACCCGCTGCCGGGCGAGGGTATTATCGGCGTGGTGACCCGTTCCCGTGGGGTCATGATCCACCGGGATGATTGCGATAATCTGGCCCACTCCAACCCCAACCGGCGCATGTACGTGAGTTGGGAAGGCGAGAACCAGACCAAGCATTCCGTGAAGCTGGACATTCAGGTCATTGATCGGGTTGGGGTGCTGAAGGATATTTTGACCAAAATCGCCGACTGCAACGCCAACCTGTCCAATACCAAGGTGAAAATTTTACCGGATCACACAGCATCCATTGAATTGACATTGGATGTGGAGAGCCTGAAGCATCTGGACCGGGTGCGGGATGCCATTTGCCAGATCAACGATGTGATTGGGGTACGCCGTCAGCGGGGACGAGGGCCGACGCTTGGTGCCAAGAAACCAGAGAACGGCAGCGCAGAGTCTCTGTAGCAGTCGATTTCCAGTATAGGACTGATTTTCAACACAAAGACGCGCACAAAAACCCCTGGATTCTAGCCTCAGCGGGAATGACAATACGATTTAACCATACAACGCAAGGGATTAGAGTGAGTACTTGCTGAGGCTTGCTGGTTTTTCTGGATTCCCGCCTTTGCGGGAATGACAGGGCTACGCAAGACAAGGGGGCTTGGCATGGGGAGGTCTGGAGGGGGGACAGCGCTGGTGCTGGACTCTGTTCCCCCGCCAGTGGGGTATAAGGGGCAACGCCCCTTGAGGAAAGCATGCTCCAAAGGGGGCAAAGCCCCCTCAAAAACAACTAGTGACGAAATTCTCGAACCCCGGTAGTAACCATGGCGATGTGGTACTGGTTGGCCAGCTTGATCACTTCCGGGTCTTTCACACTGCCGCCGGGCTGAATAATAGCCCCCACACGGGCCTGAGCGGCGGCGTAAATATTATCCTCGTGCGGTAAAAACCCGTCGGAGGCCAGCACCGCATCCTTGGCCTGATCGCAGGCCAGCTTGAGGGCGCTTTCCAGGGCCCCGATGCGGGAGGTTTGCCCGCCACCGATGCCCACCGTTTTACCGTCCTTAGCCAACACAATGGCGTTGGATTTGACGTGTTTGACGATTTTCCAGGCGAATACCATGTCTTCCAACTGGGCATCGGTCGGTTTTTGCTCGGTGGCGATTTGAAAGCCCATATTGCCCAGCTTGGCTTTTTTCTCGTCCACGGTTTGCACCAAAAACAGATCGTCTGCCACCTGTTTGTAATCGGTCTGGCCCACTTTCAACTCGGGCAAGTCCCGTTTGACCAGCCGCAGGTTTTTCTTGGTGGATAACAGCTCAAAGGCGCCGGGTTCAAAATCAGGGGCGATGATCACTTCCAGGAAAATATCTTTCATCAGCTTGGCCGCCGCCTCGGTGACCGGCTGATTAAAGGCCACCACCCCGCCAAAGGCGCTCAGCGGATCGGTATCCAAAGCCCGCTGAAAAGCGTCTTGCACAGAGCGGGTGGAAATGGCCACCCCGCAAGGGTTGTTGTGCTTCACAATCACACAAGCCGGATTCTCGTTGAATTCCGTAGCGATATTCCAGGCCGCCTGCATGTCCAGAATGTTGTTATACGAAAGCTCTTTGCCATGCAGGTACTCAAAATCAACGTGGCGTTTGGCCAAGCCGTACAAGGCCGCCTGTTGATGGGGGTTTTCCCCGTAACGAAGGTCGGTAATTTTGGACAGCGGCAGAGTCAGAGCGTCCGGCAAGGCGGTTTGCGCTTCCGGCTTGCTCAACTGGCTCATCAGGTAACGCTGAACCAGACCATCGTAGTAAGAAGACTGGGCAAAGGCCTCTACGGCCAGTTTTTTACGGAAACTCAGGGAGGTGCTGCCGTTGCCTTGTTCCATTTCCGCCAAAAAGCCCTCGTACTGGGCAGGGCTGCCCAACACATTGACCAGCGGATAATTCTTGGCCGCCGCCCGAATCAGGGCCGAGCCGCCAATATCCACAAAGTGCAGCATGTGCAGGGGATCTTGCGAATCTTCCTCCTGGGCGAAACGATCCCGCTCCGCCTCAAAAGGATAGAGATTGACCACCACCACGTCCACGGCAAACGGAACCGTGTCTTTATCTTGCCGGTCTTTGGATTCCGCCAGAATACCGGCGAAAATTTCCGGGTGCAGGCTTTTCACCCGACCGCCCAATAGCTCCCCAAAGCCAGTGATTTCAGAACTTTCAATGGCCGGAATATTCCGCTCATCCAGAAACTTTTTAGTGCCTCCGGTGGATAAAATAACGTAGCCGTAACGCTCGCTCAGCGCCCGAGCCAGCGGCTCCAGCCCCTGTTTATCGAATACGCTGATAAAGGCCACTTTTTTACCGGCAAACACGGGTTGCAATTCGGGTTTCATGGGGACGATCACTCCTTATATGAGCCAGAAATCTGAGGCGAACGGGTGCAAAAACGCACCATGGCTGTATTGTATGCCGAACATAGGGGTCTTGCCAGCGGGGTTAAAAATACCGCTCTACAAACCGATATGAACACAAAAGAGTGGGTCACTCCTGCTTTCGGCCCGTTCTCTTTTTGGTATGATGCCGTTATGATGACTCCCCTGCCCATCCACTTTTTTGACTACACCTGTGACCGCTGCGGGGCGCCGGTGTGCGAGCGGGTTCAGCTGATGAATCTGGCCCTGAACTATGAAGAAGAGTTGTTTTGTCTGGATTGCCTGGCGGCGGAACAGGATATGTCTCCTGAGGCCTTGGCCGATTTTGCCAAAAGTTATGTCTACAGCCGGGATTGCTTTAAAAATCCGTGGATGAAATTTGACGCCACCCCTTGCCCCAAACGCACTGACGGTCTGTGTTTTTGCCAGGACACCGCCAGTTGATTTTTAGAATCAGTACCCCTTCTCAAGCCGCTTGTAATTGTTTGAGTACAGCGAGTTTCGCAATCGGGCACACCAACGCTGCAACTTGTTTTTGCTAGAATAGTCGCACACTAATTCAGATTTGACCGAGAAGCCCTTAATGCCCACTGGCTCAACGAATTACTCCCCCACTACACATCATATGCCCAACTCAATAAGCCCTAATAATTTAGTCCCAATAAAAGGTCTTTGAATCATGTCCATTTCCAGCACCCCTTCCGCCCAGCACCAGCCCACCCACTACGCAGGCGTGTGCAATTCCATTACCGAGGCCATCGGGCACACCCCCATGGTACGCCTGAATCGGGTGTTCAGCGAGTTCCCGGAGACCACCGTGCTGGCCAAAGTGGAGTTTGTGAACCCCAATGGCTCCATGAAAGACCGTATTGCCTTGCGCATGATTGAACGGGCCGAGCAAGAAGGGCGCATTAAGCCCGGCAATACGCTGGTAGAACCCACCAGCGGCAACACCGGCCTGGGATTGGCCATGGTCTGCGCGGCCAAGGGCTACAAACTGGTCATTACAATGCCCATGAAGATGAGCGAAGAGAAACGCCGTCTGATTCGGGCCTTTGGCGCGGAACTGATTCTGGCCCCCACGGAACTGGCTCACGATCACCCGGATAACTACATTGAAATCGCCAAGCGCATCGCCCGGGAACGCCCCAACACCCACATGCTGAACCAGTATGAAAACCCCGGTAACCCGGAAGCGCATTACCTAAGTACCGGCCCGGAAATCTGGGAGCAAACCGCGGGCAAGCTGGATTACTTTGTGTGCGGCATGGGCACCGGCGGCACCATTACCGGCACTTCTCGCTATTTAAAAGAGAAAAACCCCAATATTAAAGTCATCGGGGCCGATCCGGTAGGCTCCATCTTCTCCGGCGGAGAAGCCGGCCAGTATCTGGTAGAAGGCATCGGCTACGACTTCTGGCCCCAGGTGTTTGACGTGAAAGTGGTGGATGAGATGTTCACCATTACCGACAAGGAGTCCTTTGAAGAGGCCCGGCGCATCACCCGGGAAGAGGGCATGCTGGTGGGCGGCTCCTGCGGTACGGTGCTAGCCAGCGCCCGTAAGCTCTTGCAACGCGATAAAGAGCTGCTGAAGGGCAAGACCATCGTCATTATGCTGCACGACAACGGGCGCAACTACATTTCCAAAATCTACAACGATGACTGGATGAAAGAACAGGGCCTGCTGTAGCCTGGCTGGAAACCGCTTACGCGCCCGCGGGCAACAATTTACTTACACGCCCGCGGGCAACAATGCGGATAGACCGGTTTTAATGGGCTTGATGACACTTCAGGACAGTCTTCAGCAAGGACAGTTGGCCCGGCATGATTTCATCTACCCAGCAAACCTACACCCCCAGAACACAGGCCATCCGGCCTGCCGAAAACCCTCAAAAAATTCAGAAAGCCGCCGCTGGTACCACCCCCAAAGTTCGGTTCGGCCAAGAAGTAGCAACACCCTCCCCTTGGGAGCGCATTAAGCAGGGCGCTCTGCGGCTGTGGGAATTCCTGATTTCGCCCTTTAAAATTATCCTGTCGTGGTTCAAAACCCCGGAAACCTCACCCAAAGCCACCGAAACGACCGGCCCAGTCCCCTCGCCAAGTCAAAACCATGACCCATCCACCAAGTCCACCCTGCCAGCCGTCAGCGCTGAAGTACAACTCGCGGCCCCGGCGGATCCAAGTCCGTCGGTAACGCCACCGCCTTTGGTATTAAAGACACGCCCCAACCCGCAAAGACCACCAATCCCCGAGAGCCCGGCTGTCCAATCTCAGGCCAAGCCACTCCTTAAAACCCCAGAAGATCTTGACCTGCAAACGGCCATCGAACGGTCAGAAATCAGCGCCAGAGAAGAGGACGCTAGAAGGCTGGCTCAGGAAAAATTGGAGGCTCGGGAACTCAATCGAGTAATTCAAATCTCAAGCGATGCAACGCTGGCACAAAACCTGCACGCTCAACAAAACGAATTAGCCCCAAACCAGATAACAAATCGGCCAACGCCCACCCCCCAAGCCGCCAGTAGCTCCCAAGTTTCTCAAGCCGGCTCTGTCGCCAACACCACATCACCCGCTCTAATGGAAGAACTGTTCGGGCCGGAGTTAACCGACATTCAGTTTCGGCAACAGAGCGGCAACACCTGCTATTTACTATCATCTCTGGATGCCATTTTTCATCATCCCCAAGGCAAGCAGATTCTGGAGAAAATCAAGATCACCCGAACCCCGGATGGCTATGCGGTCACATTTCCGGGGCAGCCACAACCCGTTATCGTCAGCACGGGAGAATTAGGGCGTCTCCGCTTAGCCAATGGTGACGATGTTCCTGGCGTAAAATCAGAGTGCGAAGGCGTAAGCATTTTAGAGTGTGCTTATTCCAAAATTCCCAATCCCATTTTTGGAGAAGAGGATGAATCCAAAAATGCCTTGGCCCGAATCTTTGGCCCCGATCACGAAGTGATCAATATCCAGAATGCTCGCAGCCAGTCAGAAGGTGTTCTACGGAACGCCGCTGGACAGCCGATCGCTGTCGATATTGTTAACGGTGTTCGCAGAGAAACACTCCTCCCCTGGCAAGCAGATCACCGGATTGGCAAATTTGAATTTAAACACGATGAACGCGTTGAGCAGTTCCGGCAGTACATTCAACACGCCCAAACTCAGGAAGAGTTGGACATTGTAACGGCCAAGCCCTTTGATGAGGCCCATTACTATTCCGTTCGCCTCGACAAATCCACACCTAAAACCATTGTGCTGGCAAACCCCTTTAATACTGCTCCCTCCATTGAAGTCGAATTTGATAGCTTTATGGAACAGTATGACATTGAGGGCATTCGACTGCCCCGCTAACGCTATTAGTGGGTTTGCGGTACAGTATGGGCACCACCCGATTTAAACAGGAGTTTTGCCATGCAGTTCAAAACCATCGCCATTCACAGCCACCAACATCCCGATCCCGTCACCGGGGCGGTCATCAACCCCATCTACCAAACCTCCACCTTCGCCCAGGAAGACGCTGGGGTGCATAAGGGCTGGGATTACTCCCGCTGCGGCAACCCTACTGTAGACACCCTGGCCGGTGTTCTGGCGGATTTGGAAGGCGGCCAGCACGGCTACTGCTTTGCCAGTGGCGTGGGGGCCTTGGTCACCATGTGCAACGCCCTGTTTATGCCCGGCGATCACCTGCTAATTGGGGATGACGTTTACGGCGGCACCTTCCGCTACACCACCAAAGTATTGGCCAAATACGGTGTGGACATTGAATTTATTGATATGACCGATCCGCAAAACGTAGCAAAGGCTATTAAACCCAACACCAAAATGGTGTACATGGAAACCCCCACCAACCCGCTGTTAAAGCTGGTGGACATTGCGGCCATTAACCAAATCGCCAAACAGCACAACATTTTAACCTGCGTGGACAACACCTTTGCCAGCCCCTACCTGCAACGGCCCATCGAACTGGGCGTGGACATCGTGCTGCACAGCACCACCAAGTATATTGGCGGGCACAGCGATGTCATCGGTGGGGCCTTGGTGTTGAAGGATGACAGCCTGAATGATGCCATCCGCTTTCACCGAAACACCATTGGGGCCAACCCCGATCCGTTCAACTCATGGCTGACCCTGCGGGGCCTGAAAACCCTGGGCTTGCGCATGGACGCCCATTGCGCCAGCGCCCTGGAGCTGGCCCGGTATCTGGAACAGCACGAAGCCGTGGAAGCGGTGTTCTACCCCGGCTTGCCTTCCCACCCGCAACACGCCCTGGCCCAAAAGCAAATGAAAGCGGGCGGTGGCATGATTTCCATTCGGGTGAAAGGCGGTGAAGCGGAAGCCCGCAAGCTGCTGAAAAGCGTGAAAGTGTTCACCCTGGCGGAAAGTCTGGGCGGCGTGGAATCCTTGATTGAGCATCCCGCCCTGATGACCCACCTGTCCGTGGATCCCAAGGTACGTCAGGCATTGGGCATTACCGACAACCTGATTCGACTGTCGGTGGGCATTGAGGACGTGGCCGATCTCAAAGCGGATTTGGAGCAGGCCCTGAACGCCCTTTCTCAAAAAGCGGCCGCCGCAGTATAAATTAACAAAAATCAACGCCCATGAGCTTTTTGAAACTGGGGATTATTGGCTACCCCCTCACTCACAGCCTCTCTCCGCTGCTGCATGCGGAACTCATGCGGGGCTTGGGGCTGGCGGGCGAGTACGCCAAATACGAGCTGCCGCCCGAGCAACTGGTGACCCGACTGCGGGAACTGGAGCAACAAGGTCTGCGGGGCCTGAATGTGACCATTCCCCACAAAGTGGCTGTGATGCAGGAAATGGACTGGCTCAGTCCGCAGGCGGAACTGGCCGGGGCGGTCAATACCATTGTATTTGAAACGCAGGCGGATAACGGCGGCATCAAGCGCAGGGGACACAACACCGATATCGCAGGCTTTATGCGCAGCCTACCCCCTCAGGTGCGGGAAGCGCTTCCCCACAGTCACCTGCTCATTCTGGGGGCCGGGGGGTCCGCCCGAGCGGTGATGACCGGCCTGATTGAAGCCCGCACACAAGCCATTACCTTTGCCGTGCGCAATCCGGCCAAAGCCCTATCCATTACCAGCGATGGCCAACTCATCAAAACAACGCTGAACAGTCCCACCCGACTCAATCTGGTGGCCCTGGAGACGGTCGATGATTTATCGGGCTTTGCCGGACTGATTAATACCACCCCGGTGGGTATGTACCCCCAGATTGAGACTTGCCCCCTCCGCCCGGCCTTGCTGGATAGCCTGCCCGAAAGCGGCTGGGTCTACGATTTGATTTATCGCCCCTTGGAAACCCAACTGCTGCAACAGGCCAGCCAGCGAAACCGCTTGAGTCTCAATGGGCTGGACATGCTGATTTATCAGGGTATCTGCGCCTTTGAGCTGTGGAGTGGCCGCCCAGTGCCTGACCCCTTGGTGAACGCCGTGCGTCACAGCTTGCAACAGCAGTTGGAGGCATCCCCTTCCCCTTAGTTTGCCTAAAATGCACTGGGCCAAAGCCGCTGTCATCCGGTACAATAGGGATACTTGCAGCCGTTGGGCACCCCGGGGTTTAAGGGGTGTCGGCCTGTAACCGGTTTTATTTCAGGGCGTTTTATTGGGCCTGTATTGAAGAGTTAGGAGAGTTGCTCATGGGGTCAGCCAAAACCCGTTTCAGTTTTTCCAGCGAAAAAGCCACCAGCATCAAGGCCGATGGCCTGATCATTCCCGTATTCAAAAAGCCTGCCCCCTCTGCGGACAGCAAGGGCAAAAGCCCCAAGGAAGTCGATCCCAGAACCTCCATTGTGTGGCCCATTGCCTTGGACAAAGCCCTGAAGGACGAGATTGAGGCCATTGCCGCCGAAGAAAAATTTGACGGCAGCAAAGGCAAAACGCTGACCGTGCGGCAATCTTCCGCCAACAAGCTGGGCGCGCGCCGACTGGTTGTGGTGGGGTTGGGAGAAGCGGACAAAGTGCTGCCCCGCCACTGGGAAGCCAACGCCCACAAGGCGCTGGCCGGA
This window contains:
- a CDS encoding cystathionine gamma-synthase; translated protein: MQFKTIAIHSHQHPDPVTGAVINPIYQTSTFAQEDAGVHKGWDYSRCGNPTVDTLAGVLADLEGGQHGYCFASGVGALVTMCNALFMPGDHLLIGDDVYGGTFRYTTKVLAKYGVDIEFIDMTDPQNVAKAIKPNTKMVYMETPTNPLLKLVDIAAINQIAKQHNILTCVDNTFASPYLQRPIELGVDIVLHSTTKYIGGHSDVIGGALVLKDDSLNDAIRFHRNTIGANPDPFNSWLTLRGLKTLGLRMDAHCASALELARYLEQHEAVEAVFYPGLPSHPQHALAQKQMKAGGGMISIRVKGGEAEARKLLKSVKVFTLAESLGGVESLIEHPALMTHLSVDPKVRQALGITDNLIRLSVGIEDVADLKADLEQALNALSQKAAAAV
- a CDS encoding RelA/SpoT family protein, whose translation is MQNPQPGILKEDELFAQLLDILRAQERPESDLQRVTDAFEYARRMHEGQYRKNMENYIVHPVNVAIILAGIPVDTATVMAALLHDVVEDTASKPEDIEQRFGEEVLKLVVGVTKLGKFEFASKEDAHAENFRKMFLAMADDVRVIMLKLADRLHNMQTLEHMKPEKQIKKATETIEIFAPLANRLGMGKIRAELEDLSLKYLDPDRYVEIESEIADTTDERANTILLVIEKIKDQLSAMGIEAKIYGRVKNYYSIYKKMLTQEKKVQEIYDISAVRVIVNCERECYEVLGVIHHAFTPIPGRFKDYIAMPKSNLYQSLHTTVIGPYGRPLEVQIRTWDMHRIAEYGIAAHWKYKEVGTSEASQSGEEQQMSWLRQMVELKEDAGDAKEYVDSVKLDLFRDEVFVFTPKGRVVVLPRGSTPVDFAYRIHTEVGNTCTGAKVNGRIVPLNNALKNGDIIEIITGKKSTPRLDWINFVQTQTAKSRIRQWHKKHYREEHVEQGRKLLEAELTRAVVDEALRGGKLAKIAEELNYTSLDDLLAALGYGEVNLNRVTNRLKKGPSTDFDPMLHSFASRKERPLVKSGQDIQGLEGMMYQNAKCCNPLPGEGIIGVVTRSRGVMIHRDDCDNLAHSNPNRRMYVSWEGENQTKHSVKLDIQVIDRVGVLKDILTKIADCNANLSNTKVKILPDHTASIELTLDVESLKHLDRVRDAICQINDVIGVRRQRGRGPTLGAKKPENGSAESL
- a CDS encoding shikimate dehydrogenase family protein → MSFLKLGIIGYPLTHSLSPLLHAELMRGLGLAGEYAKYELPPEQLVTRLRELEQQGLRGLNVTIPHKVAVMQEMDWLSPQAELAGAVNTIVFETQADNGGIKRRGHNTDIAGFMRSLPPQVREALPHSHLLILGAGGSARAVMTGLIEARTQAITFAVRNPAKALSITSDGQLIKTTLNSPTRLNLVALETVDDLSGFAGLINTTPVGMYPQIETCPLRPALLDSLPESGWVYDLIYRPLETQLLQQASQRNRLSLNGLDMLIYQGICAFELWSGRPVPDPLVNAVRHSLQQQLEASPSP
- the purH gene encoding bifunctional phosphoribosylaminoimidazolecarboxamide formyltransferase/IMP cyclohydrolase, with the translated sequence MKPELQPVFAGKKVAFISVFDKQGLEPLARALSERYGYVILSTGGTKKFLDERNIPAIESSEITGFGELLGGRVKSLHPEIFAGILAESKDRQDKDTVPFAVDVVVVNLYPFEAERDRFAQEEDSQDPLHMLHFVDIGGSALIRAAAKNYPLVNVLGSPAQYEGFLAEMEQGNGSTSLSFRKKLAVEAFAQSSYYDGLVQRYLMSQLSKPEAQTALPDALTLPLSKITDLRYGENPHQQAALYGLAKRHVDFEYLHGKELSYNNILDMQAAWNIATEFNENPACVIVKHNNPCGVAISTRSVQDAFQRALDTDPLSAFGGVVAFNQPVTEAAAKLMKDIFLEVIIAPDFEPGAFELLSTKKNLRLVKRDLPELKVGQTDYKQVADDLFLVQTVDEKKAKLGNMGFQIATEQKPTDAQLEDMVFAWKIVKHVKSNAIVLAKDGKTVGIGGGQTSRIGALESALKLACDQAKDAVLASDGFLPHEDNIYAAAQARVGAIIQPGGSVKDPEVIKLANQYHIAMVTTGVREFRH
- a CDS encoding PLP-dependent cysteine synthase family protein; its protein translation is MSISSTPSAQHQPTHYAGVCNSITEAIGHTPMVRLNRVFSEFPETTVLAKVEFVNPNGSMKDRIALRMIERAEQEGRIKPGNTLVEPTSGNTGLGLAMVCAAKGYKLVITMPMKMSEEKRRLIRAFGAELILAPTELAHDHPDNYIEIAKRIARERPNTHMLNQYENPGNPEAHYLSTGPEIWEQTAGKLDYFVCGMGTGGTITGTSRYLKEKNPNIKVIGADPVGSIFSGGEAGQYLVEGIGYDFWPQVFDVKVVDEMFTITDKESFEEARRITREEGMLVGGSCGTVLASARKLLQRDKELLKGKTIVIMLHDNGRNYISKIYNDDWMKEQGLL